The following are from one region of the Quercus robur chromosome 1, dhQueRobu3.1, whole genome shotgun sequence genome:
- the LOC126723523 gene encoding uncharacterized protein LOC126723523, with translation MGPKRHFLPLLLLFSISAFFLLFLHSYFSTSNPNSNPNFINSLKNPNPKSPNFTFIIKVLAFNRLDSLSRCLRSLAAADYLSDPVHLHIHIDHFASTNNDSLQLDRNLGSSHRILEFVDDFDWRFGEKLVHYRTGNAGLQAQWLEAWWPSSDNEFAFVVEDDLEVSPLYYRFLRSLIVNFYYNASNYSPYIFGASLQRPRFVPGKHGNKIQLDNNARLFLYQLVGTWGQLLFPKPWKEFRLWYDIHKAKGIKPFLEGMVTTGWYKKMGERIWTPWFIKFIHSHGYFNIYTNFLRERALSVSHRDAGVNYGKTAGPDSHLLDESSLDFNFLEMQPLSNLKWYDFCFKEVLPGRVVTSDAELGSVLYGVQNQKSIILVSLFGVSEPVTRNLLCHFERLNIWNYIFMGPESDFLLDLSRRGHPVINADKFLYSVRAYKSMTFQDSNAELIKEILMKAYVIKKCLEYRYNSWMVDGKMLFTSSDLFLETIDPTVDFYVGKRLELMHVRSSSSAEKFWTGAIMSKVAEMVDSLTRKASISRDGMNFVYVAANLLEQKGVRIKRVDETSLGLNIDTNNVSQSSLGGGKKMVFWSSEIVLDLIQKRLQELGMWFVDSDFSCIAVVCHRL, from the exons ATGGGTCCCAAAAGACACTTCCTCCCACTCCTCCTTCTCTTCTCCATCTCCGccttcttcctcctcttcctccacTCCTATTTCTCCACCTCTAACCCTAACTCTAACCCTAATTTTATCAATTCCctcaaaaaccctaaccctaagtCCCCCAATTTCACCTTCATCATCAAGGTCCTCGCATTCAACCGCCTCGATTCTCTCTCCCGCTGCCTCCGCTCCCTCGCCGCCGCCGACTACCTCTCCGATCCCGTCCACCTCCATATCCACATTGACCATTTCGCCTCCACCAACAACGATTCTCTCCAACTGGACCGCAATTTGGGATCCTCGCATCGGATCCTGGAGTTCGTCGATGATTTCGACTGGAGATTCGGCGAAAAGCTAGTGCATTATCGGACCGGGAATGCCGGGCTGCAAGCGCAGTGGTTGGAGGCGTGGTGGCCGAGCTCCGATAACGAGTTTGCGTTCGTGGTCGAAGACGATTTGGAAGTGTCGCCGCTTTATTACAGGTTTCTTCGGAGCTTGATTGTGAATTTCTATTACAACGCTTCGAATTACAGTCCGTACATCTTTGGAGCTTCGTTGCAGCGACCTAGGTTCGTTCCAG GTAAACATGGAAACAAAATACAATTAGATAACAATGCACGACTTTTCTTGTACCAGTTGGTTGGCACTTGGGGCCAGCTTCTCTTTCCCAAACCTTGGAAAGAGTTCAGGTTGTGGTATGACATACACAAGGCAAAAGGCATTAAGCCATTTCTTGAGGGGATG GTGACAACAGGATGGTACAAGAAGATGGGGGAGAGAATATGGACTCCTTGgtttattaaatttattcatTCACACGGTTATTTTAATATCTACACCAATTTTTTACGTGAGAGAGCACTTAGTGTCTCTCACAGGGACGCTGGTGTTAACTACGGAAAAACAGCTGGTCCTGATTCTCATTTATTGGATGAAAGTTCTcttgatttcaattttttggaaATGCAACCCTTGAGTAATCTGAAATGGTATGATTTCTGTTTCAAAGAAGTACTTCCTGGAAGAGTTGTAACAAGCGATGCTGAACTTGGGTCTGTTCTTTATGGTGTGCAGAATCAGAAGTCCATTATTTTGGTAAGCCTCTTTGGGGTATCAGAGCCGGTCACTAGGAACTTGCTATGTCATTTTGAGAGGCTAAATATTTGGAACTACATATTTATGGGCCCTGAATCTGACTTCTTACTCGATCTATCAAGAAGGGGACATCCAGTGATTAATGCTGACAAGTTTCTCTATAGTGTTAGAGCTTACAAATCAATGACGTTTCAAGATTCTAATGCAGAGCTGATTAAGGAGATTTTAATGAAGGCCTATGTCATCAAGAAGTGCTTGGAGTATAGGTATAACTCTTGGATGGTGGATGGGAAGATGCTTTTCACCAGTAGTGACCTGTTTCTTGAAACCATTGATCCCACTGTTGATTTCTATGTTGGGAAAAGATTGGAACTTATGCATGTCAGAAGCTCATCTTCTGCTGAGAAATTCTGGACTGGTGCTATAATGTCCAAGGTTGCTGAGATGGTGGACTCTTTGACGAGGAAAGCTTCAATATCAAGAGATGGCATGAATTTTGTGTATGTAGCGGCAAACTTATTGGAACAGAAGGGTGTGAGGATTAAAAGGGTTGATGAGACAAGCCTTGGCCTGAATATTGATACCAATAATGTTAGTCAATCTTCTTTAGGGGGTGGAAAGAAGATGGTTTTTTGGTCTAGTGAGATAGTTTTAGATTTAATTCAGAAGCGGCTTCAAGAGTTGGGTATGTGGTTTGTGGATAGTGACTTTTCGTGCATAGCTGTTGTTTGTCACAGGTTATAG